From Thermoplasmata archaeon, the proteins below share one genomic window:
- a CDS encoding nucleotidyltransferase domain-containing protein, translating into MRESVVWLRDPLEVTYSPERLELLAWLRRRAEELGSALGPGWFVHGSLARGDVHRRSDIDLVYLERGTVPSFSVELGLERAGIEWLSREIVVATPNSAPKGRILIDSRASVTFPLVPFKPNEEGFYRFGGALPAKGLATAPRVPGVSKRLLLVIPTAKGHIESSVVGREAEVSRFLNVPFEVVSERVRVLTRRSDVGRTGVYLREEVPDEISFEEFLKRLADRDPVIRRTVTERGT; encoded by the coding sequence ATGAGGGAGAGTGTCGTTTGGTTGCGGGACCCACTTGAGGTCACTTACTCCCCAGAGAGGCTCGAGCTGCTTGCCTGGCTGAGGAGGAGGGCGGAGGAACTCGGCTCAGCCCTTGGCCCTGGCTGGTTTGTCCACGGCTCGCTAGCCCGGGGCGATGTTCACAGGCGCAGCGACATTGATCTGGTGTACCTCGAGCGCGGGACTGTGCCCTCCTTCAGTGTAGAGCTGGGGCTGGAGAGAGCGGGGATTGAGTGGCTCAGCCGGGAAATCGTTGTGGCCACGCCGAACAGCGCTCCAAAGGGACGAATTCTCATTGACTCCAGAGCCTCAGTAACATTCCCTCTCGTCCCCTTCAAACCGAATGAAGAGGGCTTCTACAGGTTCGGAGGGGCGCTGCCAGCGAAGGGGCTAGCCACGGCCCCACGCGTGCCGGGGGTCAGTAAAAGGCTCCTCCTGGTGATTCCCACCGCGAAAGGCCACATCGAGAGCTCGGTGGTGGGCAGGGAGGCAGAGGTTTCCCGCTTTCTCAACGTTCCCTTTGAGGTCGTTAGCGAGCGGGTCAGGGTGCTCACCAGGCGGAGTGACGTGGGAAGAACCGGTGTTTACCTGAGAGAGGAGGTGCCAGATGAGATCTCTTTCGAGGAATTTTTAAAGCGTCTGGCGGACAGAGACCCCGTGATTAGGCGGACCGTCACTGAGAGGGGAACGTAA
- a CDS encoding class I SAM-dependent methyltransferase, translating to MDERGADARRSPHFGSEDGGPHLSTREAWDALYLRRPLPWGSAPWLPEIPRGARVLELGCGGGRVLSVLSARIRTDISWHREKEGARWAFQVGAGGAVGGLLSFRARAPVSGDSGGSPREMGPAPEAGEGPMLVGLDFSISALKPLLRRGTWSLVLGDATELPFRSQSFDLVFCRHLLEHLEEEGRRRTASEMLRVLADGGRAWVTVFSVDDARFGKGREVERGTFLRGDGILRHYFTGDELRSLFGPALTRCRSIKWRERAGRERVERAVIEAEVERRRA from the coding sequence ATGGATGAGAGGGGCGCGGACGCGCGGCGCTCCCCTCATTTCGGGAGCGAGGATGGTGGCCCGCACCTGAGCACCCGGGAGGCCTGGGACGCTCTCTACTTGCGCCGGCCTCTGCCGTGGGGGAGTGCTCCGTGGCTTCCAGAAATCCCGCGAGGAGCTAGGGTGCTCGAGCTGGGATGCGGCGGTGGCCGCGTCCTGAGCGTGCTGAGTGCGCGGATTCGGACCGACATATCCTGGCACCGAGAGAAGGAGGGGGCGCGCTGGGCTTTTCAGGTTGGTGCCGGGGGGGCGGTAGGGGGGCTCTTGTCCTTCCGGGCGAGAGCCCCGGTGAGCGGGGATTCGGGCGGTTCCCCTCGTGAAATGGGCCCGGCGCCAGAGGCGGGGGAGGGACCCATGCTCGTTGGGCTGGACTTCTCAATCTCCGCGCTCAAACCCCTGCTCCGCCGCGGGACCTGGTCTTTGGTTCTCGGCGACGCTACGGAGCTGCCCTTCCGCAGCCAGAGCTTTGACCTCGTTTTCTGCCGTCACCTTCTCGAGCACCTCGAAGAAGAGGGGAGGCGCAGGACCGCCTCGGAGATGCTCAGGGTTCTGGCGGATGGGGGGAGGGCGTGGGTCACGGTCTTCTCCGTTGATGACGCGCGATTTGGAAAGGGGAGGGAGGTGGAGAGGGGGACGTTTCTGCGCGGCGATGGAATTCTGCGGCACTATTTCACCGGGGATGAGCTCCGGTCCCTCTTCGGCCCTGCCCTGACCCGCTGCCGCAGCATCAAATGGAGGGAGAGAGCGGGGCGGGAGAGGGTGGAGAGGGCCGTTATCGAGGCAGAGGTCGAGCGCCGAAGAGCCTAA
- a CDS encoding DUF1805 domain-containing protein, protein MLEVQQLELRGGTALGVRVQLPVAPLVLVRARRGFVMCGYLNMEAMDKMGEVAVRVTGVRSFDDVLRAKVAGVSQKARELGISEGMSGQEALEKMF, encoded by the coding sequence ATGCTGGAGGTACAGCAGCTCGAGCTGCGGGGCGGAACGGCGCTCGGGGTGAGGGTTCAGCTGCCGGTCGCTCCTCTGGTGCTGGTACGCGCCCGGAGGGGCTTCGTGATGTGCGGATACCTCAATATGGAAGCGATGGACAAAATGGGCGAGGTCGCGGTCAGGGTCACGGGCGTCAGGAGCTTCGACGACGTGCTCCGTGCGAAGGTCGCCGGCGTGTCGCAGAAGGCGAGGGAGCTCGGGATATCCGAGGGCATGAGCGGCCAAGAGGCGCTGGAGAAGATGTTCTGA